A stretch of Lacipirellulaceae bacterium DNA encodes these proteins:
- a CDS encoding arylsulfatase translates to MRPINMIATLLVAISALTTCSTTAQCAIPSEERSPNIIVIMADDLGYGDVSCYGATSLETPNIDRLAAEGLRFTSGYCSASTCTPTRYSFLTGTYAFRGERTGIAPPNAPAIIKPGTVTVASLLQQAGYATAVIGKWHLGLGGDGGPDWNGQLKPGPLEIGFDTCFLLPTTNDRVPQVYVHNHHVPNLDPEDPLWVGDKKLSPDHPTGKTHRESLKMDWSHGHNSTIHNGISRIGFYTGGTAARFRDEDLADKWVEKSVEFIESHQDQPFFLFFASHDIHVPRMPHERFQEKSSLGFRGDSILQLDWCVGEILKALDQRGLAEKTLIVFCSDNGPVLDDGYRDGAIEKIGNHRAAGPYTGGKYSVYEGGTRTPFITRWPGHIQPGTSNQIVCTIDLAASLAALTGKSLPEGSCLDSFNVLGALLGQENSRGRDHLVQQDNGNNGTLALRSGNWKLHRYDKRIARNVVVETELANTSVPQFQLFDLDSDLEEKQNVIDTHPAVATRLKKQLADLIELGSSRPLEESSP, encoded by the coding sequence ATGAGACCAATCAACATGATCGCGACTCTCCTAGTAGCGATCTCCGCTTTGACGACATGCAGTACGACAGCTCAGTGTGCAATCCCCTCCGAAGAACGAAGCCCAAACATTATCGTCATCATGGCCGACGATCTGGGCTATGGGGATGTCTCCTGCTACGGGGCGACTTCCCTGGAGACTCCCAATATCGACCGACTTGCTGCTGAAGGTCTTCGCTTTACCAGCGGCTATTGCTCCGCCTCGACTTGTACGCCAACGCGCTACTCGTTTCTGACCGGAACTTATGCGTTCCGCGGAGAGCGTACGGGAATTGCCCCGCCCAATGCGCCGGCGATTATCAAGCCTGGCACGGTGACGGTTGCCTCGCTGCTTCAGCAAGCCGGCTACGCGACGGCTGTGATCGGAAAGTGGCACCTAGGGCTCGGCGGCGACGGCGGACCTGACTGGAACGGACAGCTCAAGCCAGGGCCTTTGGAAATCGGTTTTGATACTTGCTTTCTTTTACCTACGACCAACGATCGAGTCCCACAGGTTTATGTCCACAATCATCATGTGCCGAATCTCGACCCCGAGGATCCGCTCTGGGTAGGAGATAAGAAACTGAGCCCGGACCACCCAACAGGCAAGACGCACCGCGAGTCGCTCAAGATGGATTGGTCGCATGGCCACAACTCGACGATTCACAACGGGATCAGCCGCATTGGCTTCTACACGGGCGGAACGGCGGCGCGATTCCGAGATGAGGATCTGGCTGACAAGTGGGTCGAGAAGTCAGTCGAGTTTATCGAATCGCACCAGGATCAACCCTTCTTTTTGTTTTTCGCGTCGCACGATATTCACGTGCCGCGGATGCCGCATGAGCGATTCCAGGAGAAGTCATCGCTCGGGTTTCGTGGCGATTCGATTCTGCAGTTAGACTGGTGCGTTGGTGAAATACTCAAGGCACTCGATCAACGAGGATTGGCCGAGAAGACTCTCATTGTATTCTGCAGTGATAACGGCCCGGTGCTTGATGACGGGTATCGCGACGGAGCGATTGAGAAAATCGGCAACCACCGAGCGGCAGGTCCATACACCGGTGGCAAGTACAGCGTTTACGAGGGAGGCACGCGAACGCCATTTATCACACGCTGGCCGGGGCACATTCAACCGGGAACAAGCAACCAGATCGTCTGCACGATTGATCTAGCGGCAAGTCTCGCTGCTCTAACTGGCAAATCGCTACCCGAGGGGAGTTGTCTGGACAGCTTCAATGTCCTTGGTGCTTTGCTCGGCCAAGAGAACAGTCGCGGGCGAGATCATCTCGTTCAGCAAGACAACGGCAACAATGGCACATTGGCTTTACGATCTGGAAATTGGAAGTTGCATCGGTACGACAAACGCATTGCTCGTAATGTAGTGGTCGAGACCGAACTGGCGAACACCTCAGTGCCTCAGTTCCAACTGTTCGACCTTGATTCCGATCTTGAGGAAAAACAGAACGTCATTGACACACATCCAGCGGTAGCAACTCGACTGAAGAAGCAGCTTGCCGATCTGATAGAACTGGGAAGCAGCCGTCCGTTGGAGGAGAGTTCGCCATAA
- a CDS encoding Calx-beta domain-containing protein, which produces MAKNRKSRSLFRGFNPKFKQAKRTRKTRSNKPAGLTFENLEPRQLLAVATFQEGLNNYIGAQDTVLFSQARDSNFGGETAISVDQQDANGVRQGLLQFSDLFGDSSIGFTQIPEGSTINSATLSFEITNPSTSQAQISMYRMLVTWDEGSATWNTFGDIGGVQASEGEATALPADYTLFDPRRTSVLGADAPVSDPDRVPGDPGTFDVTRSLQSWSAGETVNNGWLIESTATDGWDLSTSEDAQGSRPFLRVDFTPPSANQDTISFLDSRVTKNEGGDGTQTLSLTVARLGGNSGTDTVTFAVADGTATDTGPSDDYDVATAGNTLTFMPGEITKTIDITINDDTVLEGNETLTVTLSNPVGASLGSNFQTTVTIADNDALINEVLANVSDVDNIGVDETDREYVELIGTPGASLDDYYFVVFEGQEEEAGGGGGVADLVVNLAGQTFGANGLLVLRPTNWLYTKAADSNELVVPSLGTLNGLEDDSQTYALVRTTGLAPVQGTDYDTIGAYVGTSQDAVDSPLGEVGLLDVAPFTVGGDAQIVDSVSVFNGGSDRDRAIVTGDLGLPGVHVHQPTRTLNGADNVASDAVSRLNGNTQPNTIGSWFNGDILSTEADDLDSVGGDNDVIEYQNGSTKISAVAPDGSVLTPGALNVLNNVFIEADVVSIDEPGGGTVNVTFTVTRTGDLSSPLSVSYNTVDGSAKAGSDFVGQPSGTVNFTADALASVQTKTITVVVNTDTIAEGFEDFGVEVTEAASPFLITQDFASVRINDGDVLVADFQQGVVGTQGGAAYNGTQDTYIDAEPNRLNTFFGSDQRIRVDDAEGGDFTGGGEGVDIRPQQGLIQFDNMFGSGTNQVDAGSQIFGATLTLNVTGQSNNSANINFFRMLKPWNEVATWNDPQGSVGSDISNGIRPDDIDASAIIDFSVPMPEIGGPVEIPLNVETLQGWANGTLDNYGWVAISDSGELWEFDSSETIFANRPKLTLQYTEPTGQGSFTFAQQESGASQGEARIGEGGTAEIVVNRVGGSSGAAAVDFQISFGTATSGDIGTVTPVSGTLNFANGELSQTISIPTIDDSDLEANERLTITLTPNNGSILSQADELDLIIRDNDASVTNPPALVSEIAYNQPGNDGGSEMFELVGTPGAKLGSFYAAVIAGDSGADQGATDLIVDLGEFEIGPNGTLLIGAEPGSFNWNIPAGTTYVGLPELNAEFLGGNDNGTSTYALIYSPTTSLHVGRYDYDVDNNGGSLDLPPDAVIVDSIAVRDTDATVFNDDTTYTGGGSNTFFQPFGTGDALDGLTRSGGNTARNSAAAWYAGDYIGSDDALVYDFLTNSSGFAESINLPNDGAAGSPGLPNASSNPIVAFSSVDAAGGTVTVSFSDAVDQILVGDGTTFTGGQSDALVGPGLSVTDTSGTAVAGIDAVPANITGYGTNTLTLEFSGANTLAGGGLPAGTYNLNIVFAGTVAGGRAVDGAGIGAPSNASIEFTVEAVGNDTDFNDDNSTDGFDFLAWQRGFGTPAATNADGDTNADGAVDGTDLDNWQTDYGTTTATVAAAQQPAFEESETSTASFGGNVWLTASSGLESEVEAAPLAEESAEGTIDSAFSSRELLWVSASAEEYVLVGSEDASEEEDTDSLDEAFAELATV; this is translated from the coding sequence ATGGCGAAGAACCGAAAGAGTCGATCACTTTTCCGCGGCTTCAATCCAAAGTTCAAGCAAGCTAAGAGAACACGCAAGACTCGCTCCAATAAGCCAGCGGGTTTGACTTTCGAGAATCTTGAGCCTCGTCAGTTGCTAGCCGTCGCGACCTTCCAGGAGGGATTGAACAACTACATCGGCGCGCAAGACACGGTACTTTTCTCACAGGCACGTGATAGTAACTTCGGTGGCGAGACAGCGATCAGCGTCGACCAACAGGATGCCAACGGCGTTCGACAGGGTCTACTGCAGTTCTCAGATCTCTTTGGTGATAGCTCGATCGGTTTCACACAGATCCCAGAAGGCTCAACAATCAACTCGGCGACGCTCTCATTCGAAATCACGAATCCGTCGACGAGCCAAGCCCAGATATCGATGTACCGCATGCTCGTTACTTGGGACGAAGGCAGTGCCACTTGGAATACGTTCGGCGATATTGGTGGTGTTCAAGCTTCTGAGGGAGAAGCGACTGCCCTGCCAGCAGACTATACGCTGTTTGACCCACGCCGTACCTCGGTGCTAGGTGCCGATGCTCCTGTTAGCGACCCTGACCGCGTGCCAGGCGACCCGGGTACTTTTGATGTCACGCGATCTCTCCAGAGTTGGTCAGCGGGCGAGACGGTAAACAACGGTTGGTTGATTGAGAGCACCGCCACAGACGGTTGGGATCTCTCGACTTCGGAGGACGCACAAGGCTCGCGTCCGTTCCTCCGCGTTGACTTTACCCCTCCATCCGCCAACCAAGACACGATCAGCTTCCTAGACAGTCGTGTCACGAAGAACGAAGGCGGCGATGGCACTCAGACACTCTCTCTGACAGTTGCTCGTCTGGGCGGTAACAGCGGCACAGATACCGTGACCTTTGCGGTAGCCGACGGCACTGCGACCGACACCGGTCCTTCGGACGACTACGACGTTGCCACCGCGGGCAACACGCTGACCTTCATGCCGGGTGAAATCACCAAGACGATCGACATCACTATCAATGACGATACGGTTCTTGAAGGGAATGAAACGCTGACCGTAACTCTCTCCAATCCCGTTGGAGCGTCGCTGGGTAGCAATTTCCAAACGACCGTCACGATCGCCGATAACGATGCACTCATTAACGAGGTGCTGGCGAACGTCTCTGACGTAGACAACATTGGAGTTGACGAGACGGATCGCGAGTACGTTGAGCTTATCGGTACCCCGGGTGCGAGTCTCGACGATTACTATTTCGTTGTATTTGAAGGCCAAGAGGAAGAAGCCGGCGGCGGTGGCGGTGTCGCCGACTTGGTTGTCAACTTGGCTGGTCAAACTTTTGGCGCCAATGGATTGCTGGTATTGCGTCCTACCAATTGGCTGTACACAAAAGCCGCTGACAGCAACGAACTTGTGGTACCATCCCTCGGCACCTTGAATGGCCTGGAAGACGACTCGCAAACCTACGCACTCGTACGCACGACAGGTCTAGCTCCTGTTCAAGGCACCGACTACGACACCATTGGTGCCTACGTTGGTACTTCCCAGGATGCCGTGGACTCGCCCTTGGGTGAGGTGGGCCTCTTAGACGTCGCACCGTTCACCGTCGGTGGCGACGCCCAGATCGTGGACAGCGTCTCGGTCTTTAACGGTGGTTCCGACCGCGACCGTGCGATTGTCACTGGCGATCTCGGACTGCCGGGCGTTCACGTTCATCAGCCAACTCGCACGCTTAACGGTGCTGATAATGTCGCATCGGACGCCGTTTCACGTCTCAACGGCAACACGCAACCCAACACGATCGGTTCGTGGTTTAATGGTGATATCCTTTCCACGGAGGCAGACGACCTCGACTCGGTTGGTGGCGACAACGACGTTATCGAGTACCAGAATGGTTCTACAAAGATCAGTGCTGTTGCTCCAGATGGTTCGGTTCTCACACCGGGTGCCTTGAACGTATTAAATAACGTCTTCATCGAAGCTGACGTGGTTAGCATTGACGAGCCTGGTGGTGGCACGGTCAACGTGACATTCACGGTCACTCGAACTGGTGATCTTTCCAGCCCGCTTTCGGTCTCCTACAACACGGTCGATGGGTCTGCTAAGGCTGGCAGCGACTTTGTCGGCCAGCCCAGCGGGACGGTCAACTTCACCGCAGATGCTCTAGCATCGGTCCAAACAAAAACCATCACTGTGGTGGTCAACACGGATACCATCGCCGAAGGTTTTGAGGACTTCGGCGTTGAAGTCACAGAGGCGGCCTCACCGTTCTTGATTACCCAAGACTTTGCGAGTGTTCGGATCAATGACGGTGACGTCCTCGTTGCCGACTTCCAGCAAGGTGTCGTGGGAACCCAGGGTGGTGCTGCTTATAACGGTACGCAAGACACCTACATCGACGCTGAGCCGAATCGCTTGAACACCTTCTTCGGTTCTGACCAAAGGATTCGCGTTGACGATGCCGAGGGTGGTGACTTCACCGGCGGTGGCGAGGGTGTCGATATCCGTCCCCAACAAGGCTTGATTCAGTTCGACAACATGTTCGGCTCTGGGACCAATCAAGTCGATGCTGGTTCGCAGATCTTCGGTGCTACGCTGACGCTCAACGTCACCGGGCAATCGAATAACAGTGCGAACATCAACTTCTTCCGAATGCTCAAGCCTTGGAATGAAGTCGCAACTTGGAACGACCCACAAGGAAGTGTTGGAAGTGACATCTCCAACGGTATCCGTCCTGACGACATCGACGCCTCTGCGATCATCGACTTCAGCGTCCCAATGCCTGAGATCGGCGGTCCGGTTGAGATTCCGCTAAACGTCGAAACACTTCAGGGATGGGCCAATGGTACGCTCGACAACTACGGCTGGGTTGCCATCTCCGACTCGGGCGAACTCTGGGAGTTTGACTCCAGCGAGACGATCTTCGCCAATCGTCCGAAGCTGACGCTTCAATACACCGAGCCAACGGGCCAAGGCAGCTTCACTTTCGCCCAGCAAGAGTCGGGTGCGTCTCAGGGTGAAGCTCGAATTGGCGAAGGTGGCACTGCGGAGATCGTTGTCAACCGTGTTGGCGGCTCCTCCGGAGCAGCGGCGGTTGACTTCCAGATCTCCTTCGGCACTGCCACCAGTGGTGACATCGGCACCGTCACCCCCGTGAGTGGAACTTTGAATTTTGCCAATGGTGAACTGTCGCAGACGATCTCGATCCCAACGATCGATGATTCGGATCTGGAAGCGAATGAGAGACTAACCATCACCCTGACACCAAACAATGGCAGCATTCTTAGCCAAGCAGACGAGCTGGACCTGATCATTCGTGACAACGATGCCAGCGTCACCAACCCACCCGCTCTTGTCAGCGAGATCGCTTACAACCAGCCGGGTAACGACGGCGGTTCGGAAATGTTCGAGCTTGTCGGTACTCCTGGTGCCAAGTTGGGCTCGTTCTACGCTGCCGTCATCGCCGGCGACTCGGGTGCTGATCAAGGAGCAACCGACCTGATCGTCGATCTGGGCGAGTTTGAAATCGGACCCAACGGCACTCTACTAATCGGTGCTGAGCCAGGTAGCTTCAACTGGAACATTCCAGCCGGAACTACCTACGTTGGGCTCCCTGAGCTGAACGCCGAGTTCCTTGGTGGTAACGACAATGGCACCTCGACTTACGCCTTGATCTACAGCCCAACCACCTCGTTGCACGTTGGTCGTTATGACTATGACGTGGACAACAATGGTGGTTCGCTTGACCTACCACCTGACGCGGTGATCGTCGACTCGATTGCTGTTCGCGACACGGATGCCACGGTCTTCAATGACGACACCACTTACACGGGCGGCGGTAGCAACACCTTCTTCCAGCCGTTTGGAACTGGTGACGCACTCGACGGACTGACCCGTTCAGGCGGAAACACTGCGAGAAATTCAGCCGCCGCTTGGTATGCGGGCGACTACATCGGCAGTGACGATGCTTTGGTCTACGACTTCCTGACCAATAGCTCGGGCTTTGCCGAGTCGATCAACTTGCCGAACGATGGTGCGGCGGGTAGCCCGGGTCTCCCGAATGCTTCGTCGAATCCAATCGTGGCGTTTAGCTCGGTCGATGCAGCCGGCGGCACGGTAACGGTTTCCTTTAGCGATGCGGTTGACCAAATCCTCGTTGGCGACGGCACCACGTTCACCGGTGGTCAATCTGATGCTTTGGTTGGTCCTGGCCTGAGCGTTACGGATACTAGCGGAACAGCCGTCGCCGGCATCGACGCGGTACCAGCGAATATCACCGGGTACGGCACAAACACCTTGACCCTAGAGTTCAGTGGTGCCAATACTCTCGCGGGCGGTGGACTGCCTGCTGGCACCTATAACCTCAACATTGTCTTCGCAGGCACAGTCGCTGGAGGCCGAGCCGTGGATGGTGCGGGAATCGGAGCACCTAGCAACGCGTCGATCGAATTCACTGTCGAGGCAGTCGGTAACGATACCGACTTCAACGACGATAACAGCACCGACGGCTTCGACTTCCTGGCTTGGCAACGTGGCTTTGGCACACCTGCTGCTACGAATGCCGATGGCGACACTAACGCTGACGGAGCTGTCGACGGCACGGACTTAGACAACTGGCAGACCGACTATGGCACCACCACAGCGACCGTCGCCGCTGCCCAACAGCCAGCCTTCGAAGAATCCGAAACTTCGACCGCCAGTTTTGGTGGCAATGTCTGGCTAACCGCCAGCTCTGGTCTCGAAAGCGAAGTGGAAGCGGCTCCACTCGCCGAAGAATCGGCAGAAGGAACCATTGACTCAGCCTTTAGTTCTCGCGAACTGCTCTGGGTTTCCGCCTCGGCTGAAGAGTATGTTCTGGTTGGATCAGAAGACGCTTCTGAAGAAGAAGATACCGATTCTTTAGACGAAGCCTTTGCCGAACTCGCTACGGTCTAG
- the ugpC gene encoding sn-glycerol-3-phosphate ABC transporter ATP-binding protein UgpC gives MATVSFRQVNKIYSDGFHAVHDLNLEITEGEFLVLVGPSGCGKSTTLRMLAGLEEISSGEIAIDDRVVNAVEPGDRDIAMVFQNYALYPHMSIRENLAFGLKMRRTPKDVIQQRVDEVAVTLGIESQLDRRPRELSGGQRQRVALGRAIVRQPKVFLFDEPLSNLDAKLRVQMRAEIAALHHRLKTTMVYVTHDQVEAMTLGERIVIMNQGVVQQADAPLEIYRRPANRFVASFIGSPPMNFLQGTLRDGSFHFESTALDLAAESSDSQVKHTEAAAWLGFRAEDLLLEGPGHALPEVELEVVEQMGHESVGHFTLASQRHAIRLAASSGLVPGDHISPRLRPDSWHLFADDEAGSRLEL, from the coding sequence GTGGCAACAGTCAGCTTCCGCCAAGTCAATAAGATCTACTCGGACGGTTTCCATGCGGTTCACGATCTGAATCTGGAAATCACTGAAGGTGAGTTCCTCGTGCTCGTTGGCCCCTCGGGTTGTGGGAAGAGCACCACGCTGAGGATGCTGGCTGGGCTTGAAGAAATCTCCTCGGGCGAGATCGCGATCGACGATCGGGTCGTCAATGCTGTCGAGCCGGGTGACCGCGACATCGCCATGGTTTTTCAGAACTACGCGCTCTATCCCCACATGTCGATTCGGGAGAATCTCGCGTTCGGCTTGAAGATGCGGCGTACGCCGAAGGACGTTATCCAGCAGCGTGTCGACGAAGTGGCTGTGACGCTGGGGATTGAGTCGCAGCTTGATCGCCGACCGCGAGAACTTTCGGGCGGGCAAAGACAACGGGTCGCCTTAGGCCGTGCGATCGTCCGTCAGCCAAAGGTCTTTCTGTTTGACGAGCCACTTTCAAACCTCGACGCGAAGCTGCGTGTCCAAATGCGTGCTGAGATTGCGGCTTTACATCATCGCTTGAAAACAACGATGGTTTACGTGACGCACGACCAGGTGGAAGCGATGACCTTGGGTGAACGGATTGTCATCATGAACCAAGGCGTGGTGCAACAGGCGGATGCTCCGTTAGAGATTTATCGCCGCCCGGCCAATCGCTTCGTTGCCAGCTTCATCGGCAGCCCCCCAATGAACTTCCTGCAAGGGACGCTGCGAGACGGCAGTTTTCATTTCGAATCGACCGCCTTGGATCTGGCGGCCGAATCTTCGGATTCCCAAGTCAAGCACACTGAGGCTGCTGCGTGGCTTGGGTTCCGCGCCGAAGACCTGTTGCTTGAGGGTCCTGGCCACGCTTTGCCCGAAGTCGAGCTTGAAGTTGTCGAGCAGATGGGCCACGAGTCCGTCGGCCATTTCACCCTCGCGAGTCAGCGTCACGCGATTCGGCTCGCAGCTTCGAGCGGTCTAGTTCCTGGCGATCATATCAGTCCCCGTCTAAGACCCGATTCGTGGCACCTCTTCGCCGACGATGAAGCTGGTTCGCGGCTGGAACTCTGA
- a CDS encoding DUF1559 domain-containing protein: protein MNHVAIGCPRRRKRGSVRGFTLVELLVVIAIIGVLVGLLLPAVQAAREAARRTQCTNQTRQLALAVANFESAFRFLPPGGPTCVEWETGAPSTLIAGTQKGGSCYGPNWYIQVLPYIEQPGMADMARRAINDKGNFEEANPMDNWDGKRKDFGTGLGGESAAFMHCPSATTGENVFYHDDDEGTTGTALGYLKKSNYVACFGGAQLQHATPPDSDAYQTASLAERTLDNRGKVVSGPPEILNGIFSLVRVRKKPPANRVGRGIKLSQVSDGLSNTVMLSEVLTWDEANTAEDNIPGNDDWRGTWVVPGMGASTFTGLHTPNSNVEDQIAACGTNIQQSPVFQDMPCSEFDGGAQYASARSNHSGGVNAAMGDSSVRFVDDDIEGSVWQAMTTRAGGELLEDQ from the coding sequence ATGAATCACGTGGCGATAGGATGCCCTCGAAGGCGGAAACGCGGCTCAGTTCGCGGTTTTACACTAGTCGAACTGCTGGTGGTGATAGCCATCATCGGGGTATTGGTCGGGCTGCTCTTGCCAGCGGTGCAAGCGGCGCGTGAGGCGGCACGTCGTACACAATGCACGAATCAAACTCGGCAATTGGCTCTTGCCGTCGCAAACTTTGAATCCGCTTTCCGATTCCTCCCTCCTGGCGGGCCCACATGTGTTGAGTGGGAGACGGGTGCCCCATCCACGCTCATTGCCGGCACTCAAAAAGGTGGTTCTTGCTACGGGCCGAACTGGTACATCCAGGTTCTACCGTACATCGAACAGCCTGGCATGGCGGACATGGCCCGCAGAGCGATTAACGACAAGGGTAACTTCGAAGAAGCCAATCCTATGGATAACTGGGATGGTAAACGTAAGGATTTCGGAACTGGCCTGGGCGGAGAGTCGGCTGCGTTCATGCACTGCCCAAGTGCGACCACGGGTGAAAATGTCTTTTATCACGATGACGATGAAGGAACCACAGGCACGGCACTTGGCTATCTCAAGAAGTCGAATTACGTCGCATGCTTCGGCGGAGCACAACTGCAACACGCTACGCCACCTGACTCTGATGCGTATCAAACTGCAAGCCTCGCTGAGCGAACTCTGGACAATCGCGGTAAAGTCGTGTCTGGCCCACCGGAAATCCTCAATGGAATTTTCTCGCTGGTGCGAGTGAGAAAAAAACCTCCAGCCAATCGTGTCGGTCGCGGTATCAAACTCTCCCAAGTCTCTGACGGATTATCCAATACGGTGATGCTGAGCGAAGTCTTGACTTGGGACGAAGCCAATACGGCTGAAGACAATATTCCTGGAAATGACGACTGGCGAGGAACTTGGGTTGTGCCGGGGATGGGCGCCAGCACATTCACAGGACTACACACACCAAACTCCAACGTTGAAGACCAAATCGCCGCTTGCGGAACGAACATTCAGCAATCACCCGTCTTCCAAGACATGCCGTGTAGCGAGTTCGATGGCGGTGCCCAGTACGCCAGCGCCCGCAGCAACCACAGTGGCGGAGTCAACGCTGCCATGGGTGACTCGTCAGTTCGCTTTGTCGATGACGACATCGAGGGTTCTGTCTGGCAAGCAATGACGACGAGAGCCGGAGGGGAGCTTCTCGAAGATCAGTAA
- a CDS encoding sulfatase, producing the protein MAAFIYAATLSSCSANDSPLNVLFIAVDDLAVSLGCYGDTVAKTPNIDQLAASGVTFLRAYNQIPLCNPSRASVMTGLRPDQIKVYDLDRHFRDEVPNVVTLPQVFRKAGYVAARVGKIYHYNVPAAIGTDGFDDPPSWDRTINPKGRDKTDEPLVFNAEPHRRISGALSWLAAEGDDTEQTDGMIATEAIQFMKEHQAQPFFLGVGFFRPHTPYVAPKKYFDIYPLRDMRLPYAPEGDRLDIPTAAFAHNCPVPNYGLSETTLRQATQAYYASVSFIDAQVGRLLENLEELGLVENTIVVLWSDHGYHLGEHNGIWQKRTLFEQSARAPLVIRAPGSRGNSQACHRIVEFVDIYPTVVELAGLNPPPQLAGRSLCPLLDDPITQWDGFAITQILRPADDRLAEPVMGCSIRTNRWRYTEWSDGRYGRELYDHHADPQEFNNLANSPNALGQHAIDTLSERLRDYASGSTPETEFNPERL; encoded by the coding sequence ATGGCTGCGTTCATCTATGCAGCCACGCTGTCCAGCTGTTCTGCGAATGATTCGCCGCTCAATGTACTATTCATCGCCGTCGATGACCTGGCAGTCTCCTTGGGTTGTTACGGGGATACCGTTGCAAAAACACCAAACATTGATCAGCTTGCGGCGAGCGGCGTCACTTTCCTGCGTGCTTACAACCAGATTCCGCTCTGCAATCCCTCACGCGCATCGGTGATGACCGGTCTCAGGCCAGACCAGATCAAAGTTTATGATCTCGATCGGCACTTTCGTGATGAAGTTCCCAATGTAGTGACGCTCCCCCAAGTGTTTCGCAAAGCTGGCTATGTTGCTGCTCGTGTAGGCAAGATTTACCACTACAACGTACCCGCAGCGATTGGCACTGACGGTTTCGATGATCCTCCCTCTTGGGACAGAACGATCAATCCGAAAGGCCGTGATAAAACCGACGAGCCGCTGGTCTTCAATGCCGAGCCGCACCGCAGAATCAGCGGTGCTTTGAGTTGGCTAGCTGCTGAGGGTGACGATACCGAGCAAACCGACGGCATGATCGCCACGGAAGCGATTCAGTTCATGAAGGAACACCAGGCCCAGCCTTTCTTCCTTGGTGTCGGCTTCTTTCGCCCGCATACTCCCTATGTCGCACCAAAGAAATACTTCGACATCTATCCGCTTCGAGACATGCGTTTACCCTACGCACCTGAGGGGGACCGTCTCGACATTCCCACTGCAGCCTTCGCGCATAACTGTCCCGTGCCCAATTATGGACTGTCGGAGACAACTCTCCGCCAGGCGACGCAAGCCTACTATGCTTCGGTGTCGTTCATCGACGCTCAAGTTGGCAGGTTGCTTGAGAACCTGGAAGAACTAGGTCTCGTTGAGAACACGATCGTGGTGCTTTGGAGCGATCACGGCTACCATCTTGGTGAACACAACGGCATTTGGCAGAAGCGGACCCTCTTCGAGCAAAGTGCGCGAGCACCACTGGTCATTCGAGCACCAGGAAGCCGGGGCAACAGTCAAGCATGCCACCGAATCGTTGAGTTCGTCGATATTTATCCAACCGTCGTTGAGCTGGCTGGGCTTAATCCACCACCACAGCTAGCGGGACGCAGCCTTTGCCCCTTACTCGATGACCCCATTACCCAATGGGATGGTTTCGCGATAACGCAGATACTACGACCTGCTGATGATCGCCTCGCCGAACCCGTTATGGGGTGTAGCATTCGCACCAATCGCTGGAGGTACACCGAGTGGTCCGATGGAAGATACGGTCGCGAACTGTACGACCACCATGCAGACCCGCAGGAATTCAATAACCTCGCCAACAGCCCCAATGCTTTAGGTCAGCATGCGATTGATACGCTGAGCGAGCGTCTAAGAGATTATGCCTCTGGCAGTACGCCAGAAACTGAATTCAATCCAGAACGATTGTGA